A stretch of DNA from Dioscorea cayenensis subsp. rotundata cultivar TDr96_F1 chromosome 4, TDr96_F1_v2_PseudoChromosome.rev07_lg8_w22 25.fasta, whole genome shotgun sequence:
atgattatttatatatttatttttgaaactaATATTCCTTCTCAGAACTGTTCTTGTTCTGACTGATGtaatacttgttatttttgtcGCTTTGTAAATGTTACATTTTCTTTTGGTCGACAATATATCTTATTGATGCTTAAAATGTTACCCTAATTAGGTAGAATATGCCTTCTTTCCTTTGTTGGAGGGCTGTTGCTTGGTTAAGCTATGAGTGCTATGTGTTCTCATGGCATTGTTTTTGCTTCAACATAGATTTTATTCatcttgtagttctttcatccCTTTGATTGCACTTCATTTTCAATGACTAGAAAATGTTGTTTCTTATCTTCAGACAAATGATGCACTGAGTTGGCATGGATTTCGTGGAAATTTGATGGCATATTGCTTTAAAATTACTCAGTCCTGACTGAGCCATGCTTGTGAGATACCAATTATGAGCATAATGTTGGTCATAGTTGGCCATATATGCCATGTGGCTAGGTCTTTTAGGAGCTGAGCTTTGTTAAGGCAAGAAGTCTTTGCCCCTGCTTGTGTTAGGCTCTTGCTTAAGCGGAGCTCTGTTGGCTCCTTACTTGCAAGCCAAGCTTGAGCTTGACTTAAGCTCTAAGCCTCTAACTGATCCGGGCTGTGCTTTAATAAAAAATGTCTATTTTGGGATTGATCCCAGGACTGATTCATGCGACTTTTCCAATAGAGGTTATAACAATCATTGTAAAGCTATAAGCCAAGCTCAAACTCAGCTATTTAGTGAAAATAGAAAGATGCAAACTATAAGTAATGTTAATTATACAAAATGCATACTAACCAGGGTAAGCCAAGCTGTCagctcaaaattaattttgagttgTAAAATCTAGTTGAAACATAACTTGTTTATTCAAGGCTGAAGCTGAACATGAACTTAAACAATGGCAACTAGAGCAGCTCCTGCACCTTCATTTACCAGCCCTATACATGGCTTATGAACTCGATATCGATCTTAATGACTTCATTGTGTAATTTCTTCTAATAAGTCTTAGAGAATTCATGAATGGATCTGTGTATCTTTATTAGAATTCACCttattgtttgtgttttgtgttttctttggtgTTGTTACTAATTGAAAGTCTCATTTATGCCAAGaaaatttgttattgtttggaaaaaaatatcctTGGTATTTTATGATCCAATGACTGGTATCTTGAGGAAGTATATTCTTCTCTTAAGGTTGTTTGATATGGGAACATTTTATATTTGGGTGTAATTTACAAGTCCCTAAAGGCTGTTATAACTTACCAGCCAAATTTTGGTagaaatgcattaattaggatttttataGTGATCATTCGACTCAGACTAATTAGTTACTCTAGTTTCTATTCTGACCGTAAATCTGCCAAATATATTTTATCAGACAAAGCTGAGATAGAATTTGATTCTGTTACAACATATTTGTTGAGTGTTAAATGTAGTAGTATCATGGAGGACAAAAACTATCAAGAGAGCTccttttagaaaattttatcaGGAGGGCGATCATATCATAGGTGTTTTGAGATTAGTGAACCAAGTCAAGTTTCAACTTATTAATGTTGATTTAAATTGTAGGCTTGTTTGTACTCCCCCTATTGTTGACTAATCTCAAAGGGGCGTGTATGGTATGATGAACCTCATAATATTTTTCTAAGAACTCTTTAGAATTTCTGTCCATACCATGGCACATATTTGAAAACACTAGTTCTTAGTATAATTCTGCAACAGCCAATTGCGTTTACTAAGCAACCTTACCATTGTGTCAAGACCTGCCCTCAGTTTTGTATTTAAACTGCTACATGACTGTAATATAGTTGGATGGAGAATGACAACTAAATGCAAAATTCACCTTTGGGTGTGTAGTCAGCTCAAATGCAGATATCTTACCATTGTAAGCAAGAGATTATTTCCTTGGTTATAATGTTAGATGGCCTATCATATATTGATGGGGCCTTTAGTAAAGGCTTATGCTCAGTATGTTGGCTGTCATGTATGACTTTAAATGTTAGACTGGTTATCcaatttggattattttttattactattatgcTTATGTTATATAATTGTTAAACATGCTGACTGAACTAATATTTTTCTCAACAGGTACTCCATAACAAAAGCCTTATGTGTGGCTTTTGTGATGACCTTCTTCTCCATATTTGATGTTCCTGTCTTCTGGCCAATACTGCTATTCTACTGGGTTGTTCTTTTTGTCTTGACGATGAAGCGCCAAATCCTCCATATGATCAAATACAAATATGTTCCGTTTAGCATGGGGAAGCAGGTGAGCCCAACACCTGCATGGTAGTAATTTTATGAGTCTTGCCCTCCTATATGAAGAACTATAATAAATCAAAGCTAATCTAACTGCATTATGAGGATCAACTGCTGCAAATGCCCTGCTATTTAGCCTAGTCTCCCTTTGCTTTTAACAATTTGCCTGATGCTTGCAATCCACACAATTGCTGGCTGGACTCCATATAATTGCAACAGACATGCATCAAAATATTTCCCTTACCTGACTTGCAAATGATAGGCCTGTCTCATTTAAAATCATATCACAATATTCTTATCATTGATATCTATGATTTTCTTACCTGTTCTAGTGCAAGTATCATACTGTGGGTTTTGGATTGGTAATCATTAACCACTGCAATGCTGCTATATTCATCAGGCAGCATCCTtagttttgtaaaattttagtaCAGCTACCAATCTTACTTTGAATATTTAATGCAGCATTCAGTTAATTAATATAGGCATTAACTATTCAGTATGCCCTAATGATTAATTAAAGCTTTTCTTACAAACTAGGTGCACCAAGTTAACTGCCCAACTCTTTGAtgactatttatttattttttgtaaatcaCCAACAATGCAATCTCATAATGCATTATATGGTGATTGATGAGAAGTCTATTTGGTAGTTCGTAAAAGTAGCGTTATTCTACCCTGATAACCTAACCTTTCATTGTTTGCTATCGATTTTTCTGTCTCCTCGTTTCCCATCCAATTTGGTTTTATTCTTTGTTGTGACAGAGGTACAGTGGGAAGAAGACAGCTGCAAGCAGCAGTGCATCCATGGATTAATGAGAAGAGGATggattcttaaaagaaaaaagaggaggaaaaagaaaagaggtcTAATTGAATGAACATGCTAGATTTTCTTTGTCATTTAAACAATTGGTACTCTTTTTGGCAGGCTTGTTTTTTGGCTTGCCCTCATTGAAGGGGCGAGCATTTATTCTCAATTAAACAAGGAAACCCCTTTATTGGGTGTTTGTATATCTGTCTCAGTTCAGTTCAACCCCCTGAATGCCATGAACTTTATATAGCTCACTAGTTTGCACGTTTGTATTAATTTTCAAGCTTTAATTATGCTATGAGTTTTAATATTGCGTTTGCGTTCTTTATATAAATTGGGTTACCAATCTCTTCCAGTTaagttcaaaaattaatttgtggTTTTCCAATATTTgacttttttgtttaattccAGGGAAGCTCCATTTAATACCCTTTTTGCATATGaggttttattgttttattcatCTCTGCATGTCAACATACTGTTTACTGTGCCATGGTATTCTGCTCAGTGGAAAAGTTTTTGGTTACATCATCTCTAATGGTCTGCAAGGTCTGTGTGAggataagaaaaatgaaagaagatTGATCACTGTTGTGGTCAGTCAAGGGTACATTGTTAAAATAGCTCATAGGTGTTTGGCGTCCTTGGAATCTCGTGTGCTAGCCCATAgtttgttgatttttaaattctttatattaatgttttatataatcCGTGCCAGAGTATATTCCAGggtttgttttcatttgcaCATTGGGTGATGGATGacattgttgttattattatttatttatttatttagatgttGGTTTATTCTCAAATGACAAAGATAAACTCACAAGCAAACAATGAAGccggaataaaaaaatatctatcccCAGAATTCAGTTCACTTTATTCCTGACCAATGGAATTAGCAAAACTACGACTTTTCCCAGTAACAGTAATACGATGATGAGATATAAAACAAAGAGTAGGTGCAAATACCCTACACTGTgatacaaaaatttatattattcgCCATACGATCTGCAGATCTATTGATGACACTGGGTCGCTGATAGAGCCTCACCAGAGCTGGTGAGCTCGATTTTCACTGAGCGACATTTCccgggagttgtgaatagtggttgcaGTACGAATCTGGCTCGATACCACGTGAGCACGTGGCCTCGTCCCCACTGCTCCACCTGGCGCCATGCGACGCCCTCGGCTCCCAGTGGGCTCGCCCCTGCCTCTTCCCAAAAAGTTTATATTATTCAAGCATTTTCTAGGACATATCCCTCCTTGTCCAGTTACAATAACCACCACATCTACCTTATCCAGGCATACCAGTTAACCACCTCATACTAGCAAATATCTTACAGCCTTTAGAACAAACATCATGGTATCATTACAAAATAACACAACCAAGCACAACTCTCACTAGTCTTAAATGCTTCTCAACAGGTCCTTTGCTTGGCTGAAAATCAAATGGCGAGTCTATTGCCTCATCCTGCCAACCAAGTCTCGTTGCTTGACAAGTCTTCCTGCAAGAAAGAGATAAAGCAAATCCATGCTCATATGATCAAAACAGGCCTTGTTCTTGATACTTTTCCTGCCAGTAGATTGCTAGCTACTATCTGCCAATCCTATGACGTCGAATGCTTGAATTATGCGCGTCAAGTTCTTGAAAGAACCGAAAATGCTAATACATTGATGTGGAACACCATGATCAGGGCTTACTCCTGTAGTGACAACCCAGATGAAGCTATACTCATTTATGTACAGATGCTACACAATGCAGTCCCGTGGAATACGTACACCTTCCCTTTCTTGCTCAAAGCTTGCGCCGAGGTGTTACCAGACATGGAGGAAAACTAAGCAGATACACTGCCAGATTATTAAGAATGGCCTAGCTTCAGAGGTTTACGCAGCAAATTCTCTACTCCACATCTATGCCAAATCCGGTGACTCCTTTTCTGCTCGCCAGGTATTTGATGGGATTTCATACCGTGATGCCGTATCTTGGAATTCAATGATTGATGGATACACTAAGAGTGGCCAAATTGAGATGGCTCGTGAACTGTTTGATCTGATGGAGAGAAAGAATGTCATCACTTGGACATCAATGATTGCAGGGTATGTTGATAGCTGCTTGTTTAAGGAAGCTTTGAAACTATTCCGAGAAATGCAAGTGATGGAAATTGAACCAGATCAAATGGCACTTGCCAGCACACTTTCAGCGTGTGCGCAGTTTGGTGCTTTGGGTCAAGGGAAATGGATTCATAATTACATtaagaagaagagaattaaaGCAGACGCAATATTAGGGTGTGCTCTTGTGGACATGTATGCAAAATGTGGTGAAGTGGATGAAGCTTTGGAAGTTTTCAGAAAGATCAGAAGAAGAAACACACCTGTTTGGACAGCCACCATCAATGGTCTCGCACTCCATGGCCGGGCAACAGAAGCTCTTGATTTGCTTAAGGAGATGGAGAGGGCAGGACTAAAGCCGAACAGCATCACATTTACTAGTCTTCTTATAGCCTGCAGTTATGCAGGAATGGTAGATAAGGGGAAAGCACTATTCAAAAGAATGGAAAGAGACTGCAAGATAGAGCCATCAATCGCGCATTATGGATGCATGGTAGACCTTCTTGGTCGAGCTGGGCTATTTGAGGAAGCTGAGGACCTGATCAAGAGGATGCCAATGAAGCCAAATGCAGCCGTTTGGGGAGCTCTGCTTAATGCATGCAGCGTTCGCAGAAATTTTGAACTAGGAAGGCATGTAGGAAAGATACTGATTGAGTTGGAACCTTACCAAGGCGGCCGATATGTACAACTGGCAAACATTCTTGCAGCTGAAGGCAAATGGGATGAAGCCGGGATGGTGAGGAAGCTGATGACAGAGAGAGGAGTTGCAAAGGTTCCGGGCCATAGTTCAATCAGTCTGGATGGAGTTGTCCATGAGTTTGTAGCCAGTGATCAAAAGCATCCACAGATTGGAAAGATAACACGAGAGTGGAATAAAATCCTCAAGAGATTGAGAGAAGAAGGATATGTACCAGATACTGAGAACTTGTTGCTAGATTTAGAGGAGGATGAGAAAGAAACAGTAATCCATTTGCACAGCGAGAAGCTTGCTCTTGCTTTTGGGTTAGTCAGTACAGCGCCAGGAACGACAATTCACATTGTCAAGAATCTTCGCATATGCACAGATTGCCACAATGCAACAAAGCTCATCAGCAAGGTTTATGGCCGTAAGATAATCATGCGTGATAGGTCCCGTTTTCACTGTTTCCAGGATGGAAGTTGTTCCTGCAGAGATTATTGGTGACAACAGTTAGTTGTAGCTCAAGGCTTCATGACCCAAATAAGAGCATTCCATATGATACCAAATCAATGTATAGAAACACAAGCAAGATATTGGAAAGTGAAATAAGCAATCATTCGAACCTTAAAAAATGCTTCAGTGAAGATGGTTGTATGAGGAAGACCTCCAAGGATGCCTGATAATTCTCTAAGATTGGgcttatgaaataattaaaacctTACTTGATGAGCAATACAATCAGTAGCATGCAGTGGTAATGGGCAAGGATACTCTGCTAAAGCCTGAAGCTGAAGTACTTGCTTGTGATGACCATTTTGCTTATTGGAAGGATTCATCCAGTCAGCTTTCTAGATATTTAGACAAATAAAACGAAATTCAAGTGGACCTAGCTGTTATATGCCCAATTGTCATCAAgcataaataacaattaaataagcTAAATTAAGCAAAATCAAGTTTAAAGAGAACGGCAATTTCTTTGAGCATGTTTTATTGAAAGGAAACATGACAGTTTATGCACCTCCCAATTATGTTTTTTGATGCACAAAAGAAAACtgaaaatttgtttttcttcagcTAATGGAGAGATGTTGCTCTGCAACCCATGACTGCTCGGGCTCTAATTGAACTTTCCCTATCTGAGATGAGAACAAAACCAATGTAAGACACCTTTACATCTTCGTAAAGCCTCAGCAATTAAGATCATGCTAGTACCTGTGCATTTTCAACACAGACAAAGTCTTTGTAGCAAGATTCCATCTGCAAATGTGGGTTCCATATAACAGCATCTGACCAACTGGATTGCCAATAACATAAGATTGAAGAAGATCCATATAGACAGAATGTTAAAAAACTATTGCTGGTGCAGACAAGATACATACTTCTTATTTTGTATGGTTATTATATCACCCAATCCATTGTTAAGCTGGAGTTCTTTAGGTGCACCAAGGTAAATACAATCAACAAATCCAGGAAAAGTTATAACCTCCCTACATGAAAGCAAGATTAGTTAATAGTGCATATACCACAAACTGGACCCAACTCATAGATGTCACAAGAATGTTCTTCAGGTACTCTAGCTAAAACTTTTGATGACAGTAATATTCTAGAGACTGGGCAAATTGAGATACATTTTTAATGGtgcattttttattaattctgaAGAGAGATGAACCCTGACCTCTCCTCCTTACCCTCCAATGGGTTAGAAGGGTCTGGGTCTTTATTCAATGTCTTGCAACCTTTCAGACCTTTTACTGATGCATCAGCTGCAGAAGCCTGTAAAATCATTGAAGGGAATGCCACACCTGATCTTCAACTATTGATATTTAAGACATTATCGGAGGAATGCACTAGTACAAATGAAATTAAACTAAAGGTTGCTGTCTCTTACATGGAAGTAAGTATGCAACGCAGAGCTAAAAGAGAAAGGCTTCTTGTCTGTATTGGTGATGGTCAGATAGGTGGATAAACTCTTGGAATGCAGCACAACCTGCACAAAGTTCAGAATGAGTAATCTATCCAGGACCACATTAACAGGTGATAGCTTATTACATAATTAGAACTTCCTCACACTACTATCAAATACAAATCTTCTTTGGAAATAAGCTTCTTATGTAAGATTGGAGAAGTTTGGCTATACATGGATGAAGAACAAACAAATTGttcacaaaaatgaataaaaagatagaatttaaaggtaattatttaataaaaagaacTAACAAGTAGTTCAAATCTCTTTAAATGCATAGGCACAAACTAGTCAGGACAGCAACAATTGTTATAAAAGGAATGTGTAATAGTAATTCAAATGATTTTCAGATAGAGATCTGAATTGGTTGACATGATGTGATACTCAAGGTCTAGCACTAAAGAGTTCTCCCAGATTCAATATTGAAGGGAAAGACCTACCAATCCtattaaaatatgtaaaaatacaCAATGGATTCATCAACATGATCAAGAAAAGAAGTTAGAAAGTATCCGCATGGACACTGCAGGGACTAAATGAATTATGGAATATATATGGTTGGCGCTCAAGCAGTGAAATTCCATGCAGATAGTGTGCGTCAAGACTggtgaaaattaataaaaaaaactaacaatcCACTAAGCCTAGTGTAAGCAGTGTTCTTAAGAAATTGTTTATTTGGTGCATTGGGAGTGAAATAGGCATGGGTGATGGGATATTAAGATCTTTAGAGAATGACCTGTGTAATTGTGCAGCAGCTAGGCTGTATAAGGTCAAGAACATATCCAATGCAATCAAGCAGAGATAGAAGTTTCCATGCATATCACACTGAAGATACTCAGAATAAAAAGGTGAAATGCACAAACGACAATGAGGCACATTAAAGCATATTGCACTGACACTCAAATAAAAAGTTACTTTGGAGATCAATCTGCATTCGTAGAGATTATAGAATGACATCTAATGATATTTAGATCAACTAAATTGCTGGCTATCTTAAGTTTTAAATGATGCTGCCCTTCTATGAATGCTAAACATTAGATGAGGAATTTGGGGTGACCTTATACAAAGCTTGAAAGCAGAAATCCCACATTGAGTGGCTGTAAGAATCATCTTTGAGCTCCAAAGTTACATTGGGACTACCTTCAATCTCATCAGAGTTAGCAACAGACCAGTTCATGTTCCGTGAAAATCCATGCTGtcaaagaatataataaattcTAAATGAGAAGGAAGCATCATAATTTAAGATGATCAATAATATAAATACGGAGGGggcagaagaaaaaaaaatttagcatcATCAAGAGCAGAGATATAGCCAGCATATGGATGAGTAACCCAGCGTAAGGATAACAAGATTCAAGGGAAAAGATTGAGgcaaatattcaaattatataataaattttgactTCCATCTAAACACCACCTCTCAAACAATTCATGTTACACATGTAAGCATCCATTACTTTGTGAAGGGGGAAAATCTAGCTTTCGCAAGTCaactacaaaaatataaatattacttcataaatattcaaatccattTGCTGctcatgaataaaaaatttagaaatttcacGAAAAAAGGAACCAAGTAAAAAGGCATAATGAATGCCTCAATTCAATGTGATTAAGA
This window harbors:
- the LOC120258526 gene encoding LOW QUALITY PROTEIN: pentatricopeptide repeat-containing protein At5g66520-like (The sequence of the model RefSeq protein was modified relative to this genomic sequence to represent the inferred CDS: deleted 1 base in 1 codon), whose translation is MASLLPHPANQVSLLDKSSCKKEIKQIHAHMIKTGLVLDTFPASRLLATICQSYDVECLNYARQVLERTENANTLMWNTMIRAYSCSDNPDEAILIYVQMLHNAVPWNTYTFPFLLKACAEVYQTWRKTKQIHCQIIKNGLASEVYAANSLLHIYAKSGDSFSARQVFDGISYRDAVSWNSMIDGYTKSGQIEMARELFDLMERKNVITWTSMIAGYVDSCLFKEALKLFREMQVMEIEPDQMALASTLSACAQFGALGQGKWIHNYIKKKRIKADAILGCALVDMYAKCGEVDEALEVFRKIRRRNTPVWTATINGLALHGRATEALDLLKEMERAGLKPNSITFTSLLIACSYAGMVDKGKALFKRMERDCKIEPSIAHYGCMVDLLGRAGLFEEAEDLIKRMPMKPNAAVWGALLNACSVRRNFELGRHVGKILIELEPYQGGRYVQLANILAAEGKWDEAGMVRKLMTERGVAKVPGHSSISLDGVVHEFVASDQKHPQIGKITREWNKILKRLREEGYVPDTENLLLDLEEDEKETVIHLHSEKLALAFGLVSTAPGTTIHIVKNLRICTDCHNATKLISKVYGRKIIMRDRSRFHCFQDGSCSCRDYW
- the LOC120258527 gene encoding LOW QUALITY PROTEIN: putative glucose-6-phosphate 1-epimerase (The sequence of the model RefSeq protein was modified relative to this genomic sequence to represent the inferred CDS: deleted 2 bases in 2 codons), translating into MASLGGKAASLGLEIVEGDGGLPKVCLSSENGSKTEIYLFGGCVTSWKVPSGRDLLFVRPDAVFNGKKPISGGIPHCFPQFGPGPMQQHGFSRNMNWSVANSDEIEGSPNVTLELKDDSYSHSMWDFCFQALYKVVLHSKSLSTYLTITNTDKKPFSFSSALHTYFHASAADASVKGLKGCKTLNKDPDPSNPLEGKEEREVITFPGFVDCIYLGAPKELQLNNGLGDIITIQNKNWSDAVIWNPHLQMESCYKDFVCVENAQIGKVQLEPEQSWVAEQHLSIS